A DNA window from Altererythrobacter sp. B11 contains the following coding sequences:
- a CDS encoding XRE family transcriptional regulator yields MDKPFNGSLLALGRQIRRKSQAELVKLLDGALTQGTLSKLEHGRIQPQPEIVAKLAEALQLRESFFYRSAYVREPMVSYHRKRAKLAAKDQDAVHGLAEVFRLNLKSLLDSVELDMTLPPLPAVDPDEYGRDIEEIARLLRQRWQLPKGPIEDLTKLAERAGIVIMAFDFGSELIDGFCQHSCDGLPAIIYINSNQPKDRYRFSLAHEIGHLICHQTPHPEQEIEANRFASEFLMPTREIRNDFEPVSLSKFMDLKLYWGTSMQALIYKAWQVGCLSDRMKKYYFIEMSKRGFKKREPVEATHLREEPTTLRSIIQAHLTELDYSVDDLGEIFGLLSSDVEALYPVPRAKPQLRLVN; encoded by the coding sequence ATGGATAAGCCATTCAACGGGAGCCTGTTGGCTCTTGGGCGGCAAATTCGTCGCAAGAGCCAGGCGGAGCTTGTGAAGCTGCTTGACGGTGCCCTGACGCAAGGGACGCTGTCGAAGCTTGAGCATGGACGCATCCAGCCGCAGCCGGAAATTGTCGCGAAGCTGGCGGAAGCATTGCAGCTCCGCGAGAGCTTTTTCTATCGGAGCGCATATGTCCGCGAGCCTATGGTCAGCTACCATAGGAAGCGCGCGAAGCTTGCTGCCAAAGATCAGGATGCCGTCCACGGTCTGGCAGAGGTGTTCCGTCTCAATTTGAAATCCCTGTTGGATTCAGTCGAATTAGATATGACGCTTCCGCCGCTTCCCGCTGTGGACCCTGATGAATATGGGCGAGACATTGAGGAAATTGCGCGTCTGCTACGGCAGAGATGGCAGTTGCCGAAAGGGCCGATCGAAGATCTGACCAAGCTTGCTGAACGGGCTGGTATCGTCATTATGGCTTTCGATTTCGGGAGCGAGTTAATTGACGGCTTCTGTCAACATTCCTGTGACGGGCTCCCGGCAATAATTTATATAAACTCGAACCAGCCAAAGGACCGCTATAGGTTCAGCTTGGCCCATGAAATCGGACATTTGATTTGCCACCAAACGCCGCATCCCGAACAAGAGATTGAAGCCAACCGTTTCGCGTCTGAGTTTCTCATGCCAACGCGCGAAATTCGAAACGACTTTGAACCCGTTTCGCTCTCGAAATTTATGGATCTGAAATTGTATTGGGGAACCTCTATGCAAGCCCTAATATACAAGGCCTGGCAGGTCGGATGTCTGTCAGATCGAATGAAGAAATACTATTTTATTGAAATGTCTAAGCGGGGATTCAAGAAGCGGGAACCGGTTGAGGCTACCCATTTACGGGAAGAGCCCACTACACTTCGTTCAATTATACAAGCTCACCTGACAGAGCTGGATTACTCGGTCGATGATCTTGGAGAAATATTTGGACTTTTGTCAAGTGATGTAGAGGCTCTCTATCCTGTGCCGCGCGCGAAGCCTCAACTTCGTTTAGTTAATTAA
- a CDS encoding exonuclease domain-containing protein — MNSSNLTPMIADDNDAPSGQQRILKAVRDRNDWPHQAQEGEEIRRICVLDCETTGLNLARNQIIELCGAVVAVNEAGRVVAVECVMTGLVDPGQPLSHEISELTGLQDADVAGRSVCGEQLAALLEHCGGAVAFNSQFDRPFVEKHIGRHVPVKWGCAMADVPWRKCGFEPGPQGYLLNQAGYFMPSAHRAKDDVLALIQLLDHVCFDGESVMAKVLAAMDAPAWRFEASTAAFGFKDDLRDRRYRFAGERTHKLWHKHVRPTEFRQEYRWYNKTIGKRPVVVPLPASERYRANETWVPTPPKVSVPDWLKCG, encoded by the coding sequence ATGAACAGCTCAAATCTCACGCCGATGATCGCCGACGACAACGATGCGCCCAGCGGCCAACAACGAATTCTCAAAGCGGTGCGCGATCGCAACGACTGGCCGCATCAAGCGCAGGAGGGCGAAGAAATCCGCCGGATCTGCGTGCTGGATTGCGAAACGACCGGACTGAACCTGGCGCGGAACCAGATCATCGAACTGTGCGGAGCGGTTGTCGCGGTCAATGAAGCAGGCCGAGTCGTCGCGGTCGAGTGTGTAATGACCGGGTTGGTCGATCCTGGCCAACCCCTGTCACATGAGATTTCCGAATTGACTGGTCTCCAAGATGCTGATGTCGCAGGCAGATCAGTCTGCGGCGAACAGTTGGCTGCGCTCCTGGAACACTGTGGTGGAGCGGTGGCCTTCAACAGTCAATTCGACCGGCCCTTCGTCGAAAAGCACATCGGTCGGCACGTGCCTGTAAAATGGGGCTGTGCCATGGCTGACGTGCCGTGGCGAAAGTGCGGTTTCGAACCCGGCCCGCAGGGATACCTGCTTAATCAGGCCGGTTATTTCATGCCGTCTGCGCACCGCGCGAAGGACGATGTTCTCGCACTCATCCAGCTGCTGGATCATGTCTGCTTCGACGGTGAGAGCGTCATGGCGAAGGTGCTGGCGGCCATGGACGCTCCCGCATGGCGGTTCGAAGCCAGCACTGCAGCCTTCGGCTTCAAGGATGATCTCCGAGACAGGCGCTACCGCTTCGCAGGAGAGCGGACCCACAAGCTCTGGCACAAGCATGTTCGGCCGACGGAATTCCGGCAGGAATACCGCTGGTATAACAAGACGATCGGTAAACGGCCCGTGGTCGTGCCGCTCCCGGCCAGCGAACGATACCGAGCAAATGAAACCTGGGTGCCGACGCCACCGAAGGTGAGCGTTCCGGATTGGTTGAAGTGCGGATGA
- a CDS encoding TolC family protein, whose translation MKAMTRAALLAATLLSAGSAQAEPLSLEEAISRSLAHSPLGAASTARVQVLEAARAVADTGPSATIEGSAENFGTAGFGQFQIDATYNQRIERGGKRAARIELAQGDIGVAQAEALIRRLDLAQDVQELYVEAQSAALALELAKSRVEIAETLQREVQRRVDDARDPLFAGTRARTQLAEARVDQGLAEHALEAAIARLTLLTGESAEDVTIVTAGFLDAQPVLAGGYEFASIDLALYEARRVRADANIRLQEANGRTDPTVFGGPRLFGNGDVALVGGISMPLPNRALNQANRDRAEAERRQIEADLAVERFQRRRDIDFAIERVEEARHEAEAIRDEVVPGAEQVLREVRAGFNRGGFTFLDVSTAQSELHAARVRMVEALAEYHRARVELDRLTGRFADLVGGN comes from the coding sequence ATGAAAGCGATGACGCGTGCCGCCCTCCTGGCGGCCACGCTCCTGTCAGCGGGGTCGGCCCAGGCCGAGCCGCTGAGCCTGGAGGAAGCGATCAGCCGTTCTCTCGCCCATTCGCCGCTTGGCGCGGCGAGCACGGCGCGGGTCCAGGTGCTGGAGGCCGCGCGGGCGGTTGCCGATACCGGGCCTTCCGCCACGATCGAGGGTTCGGCAGAAAACTTCGGCACTGCCGGTTTCGGCCAGTTCCAGATCGATGCAACCTATAATCAGCGGATCGAACGTGGCGGCAAGCGCGCCGCCCGGATCGAGCTGGCACAAGGCGATATCGGAGTGGCGCAGGCCGAGGCGCTGATTCGCAGGCTCGATCTCGCGCAGGACGTGCAGGAACTCTACGTCGAGGCCCAGAGCGCCGCGCTCGCGCTGGAGCTAGCGAAGAGCCGGGTCGAGATCGCCGAGACGCTCCAGCGAGAAGTGCAGCGCCGGGTGGATGACGCGCGTGACCCGCTGTTCGCAGGCACCCGCGCGCGCACCCAGCTGGCGGAAGCGCGTGTCGATCAAGGGCTGGCCGAGCACGCACTGGAGGCGGCCATCGCCCGTCTCACGCTGCTGACCGGCGAAAGCGCCGAAGATGTGACCATCGTCACGGCAGGCTTCCTCGATGCGCAGCCGGTGCTTGCGGGCGGCTACGAGTTCGCCTCGATCGACCTTGCCCTTTATGAAGCGCGCCGGGTGCGGGCCGATGCCAATATCCGGCTGCAAGAGGCCAATGGCCGGACCGATCCCACCGTGTTCGGCGGGCCGCGCCTGTTCGGCAATGGCGATGTCGCGCTGGTCGGGGGCATTTCCATGCCGCTGCCCAACCGTGCGCTCAATCAGGCCAACCGCGACCGGGCAGAGGCCGAGCGCCGCCAGATCGAGGCCGATCTCGCGGTCGAACGGTTCCAGCGCCGCCGCGACATCGATTTCGCCATCGAGCGGGTGGAGGAAGCCCGCCACGAGGCTGAAGCCATCCGCGATGAGGTCGTCCCCGGCGCCGAGCAGGTGCTGCGCGAGGTGCGCGCCGGGTTCAACCGCGGGGGCTTCACTTTTCTCGACGTTTCGACCGCCCAGAGCGAGCTGCACGCAGCCCGCGTGCGGATGGTTGAAGCTCTTGCCGAATATCACCGTGCCAGGGTCGAGCTTGATCGCCTGACCGGCCGGTTTGCCGATCTTGTTGGGGGTAACTGA
- a CDS encoding efflux RND transporter periplasmic adaptor subunit yields the protein MRLSHVLAAALLAASLAACGSTDQTEAAAEGEHAPAAGDYERGPHNGRMLREGDFAIEVTVFEDGVPPEYRLYAYRGDEPVDPAEVKAQVMISRLDGEKTTFAFRAEDDYLRGTAVLVEPHSFDVVLVAQENGQTHRWAFESYEGRATITDAAAEAAGITTETVGPQDIGEAVEIIGRVELDPAGSAEVGAKYPGPVIAVYRNVGDRVARGTLLARVESSYSLQTYAIYAPISGVISERSANVGSIADSDPLFVISDPSRTVATFPIFPRDIERVRPGQEVLIRGLEGERGQGSVIRDFLPLADAMSQTVTARASLPNRDGFWRPGMAVRGLITVNQRRVPLAVRTDAIQQFRDFRVVFAKIDETYEVRMLELGEEGPEWTEVLGGIKPGTVYAAENSYVIKADIEKSGASHDH from the coding sequence ATGCGCCTTTCCCATGTTCTTGCCGCTGCCCTGCTGGCAGCTTCGCTGGCCGCCTGTGGCAGCACCGATCAAACCGAAGCTGCTGCCGAGGGCGAACACGCGCCCGCCGCCGGCGACTATGAGCGCGGCCCGCACAACGGGCGGATGCTGCGTGAGGGCGACTTCGCCATCGAGGTGACCGTGTTCGAGGACGGCGTGCCGCCCGAATATCGCCTCTACGCCTATCGCGGAGATGAGCCGGTCGATCCTGCTGAGGTGAAGGCGCAGGTGATGATCAGCCGCCTCGATGGCGAAAAGACCACCTTCGCCTTCCGCGCCGAAGACGATTATCTGCGCGGCACCGCCGTGCTGGTCGAGCCGCACAGCTTCGACGTGGTGCTGGTTGCGCAGGAGAACGGCCAGACCCACCGCTGGGCGTTCGAATCGTATGAAGGCCGCGCCACGATCACCGATGCGGCGGCCGAGGCTGCCGGGATTACCACCGAGACGGTCGGCCCTCAGGATATCGGCGAGGCGGTCGAGATCATTGGCCGGGTCGAGCTCGATCCGGCAGGCAGCGCCGAGGTCGGCGCCAAGTATCCCGGCCCGGTCATTGCAGTCTATCGCAACGTGGGCGACCGGGTGGCCCGGGGCACGCTGCTGGCGCGGGTGGAGAGCAGCTATTCGCTGCAAACCTATGCCATCTACGCCCCGATTTCCGGTGTCATAAGCGAGCGCAGTGCCAATGTCGGCTCGATTGCCGACAGTGATCCGCTGTTCGTCATTTCCGATCCCTCGCGCACCGTGGCGACCTTCCCGATATTCCCGCGCGACATCGAGCGGGTGCGCCCCGGGCAGGAGGTGCTGATCCGCGGGCTGGAAGGCGAGCGCGGGCAAGGCTCGGTCATTCGCGACTTCCTCCCGCTGGCCGACGCGATGAGCCAGACGGTGACGGCGCGCGCGAGCCTGCCCAACCGCGACGGGTTCTGGCGCCCCGGCATGGCCGTGCGCGGGCTGATCACCGTCAACCAGCGCCGCGTGCCGCTGGCGGTGCGGACCGATGCGATCCAGCAGTTCCGCGATTTCCGCGTGGTCTTCGCCAAGATCGACGAGACCTACGAGGTGCGGATGCTCGAACTGGGCGAGGAAGGGCCGGAGTGGACCGAGGTGCTCGGCGGCATCAAGCCGGGCACCGTCTACGCTGCCGAAAACAGCTACGTCATCAAGGCCGACATCGAGAAGTCGGGTGCGAGCCATGATCACTGA
- a CDS encoding efflux RND transporter permease subunit, whose amino-acid sequence MLEKIIELSIRQRFAVLAAALLLAMVGVYAFGRLKIDAVPDITNVQVQINTSAPGFSPLEAEQRITFPVETAIAGLPGLEYTRSVSRYGLSQVTVVFADGTDIYFARQLVNERLQGVRTALPAGVEPELGPIATGLGEIFMYTVEAVPGARKADGTAYNAQDLRTLHDWVVRPQLRTVPGVTEVNSVGGYRKEYVVSPIPSRLAGFGLGVEDVISALEANNANVGAGYVERSGSQYLIRVPGQAESERDLAGIIVTSRSGVPVRIADVADVSIGSEIRNGAATKDGQEVVLGTIYMLVGENAREVSVAVAERLEEVNRSLPGGVVANTVYDRSKLVEATVGTVEKNLAEGALLVVVVLFLLLGNIRAALITAAVIPLSFLLTITGMVASDTSGNLMSLGALDFGLIVDGAVIIVENCLRRFGEAQHSLGRLLEREERFRLAAKASAEVIRPSLFGILIITIVYVPIFALEGVEGKTFHPMALTVVMALTAALLLSLTFVPAAVAMFVTGKVEEKENRVMRAASSGYRPALDFAIRQRKAVLVAAAALVVLAGFGATRLGSEFIPNLDEGDVAMHALRIPGTSLTQAVQMQEALESTIKEFPEVATVFAKIGTADVATDPVPPSVADTFIIMKPRNEWPDPRKSKAQLVAELNEAVQQVPGSRYEFIQPIQMRFNELIAGVRSDVAIKVYGDDLDQLAATAAEIEGVVTSIAGSQDAQTEQVTGLPFIQVVPDRVRLTQLGLNVDNVQTVVATAIGGAQAGQIFEGDRRFDIVVRLSEDLRQDPQVLQRLPIPLAGGGEVPLSEVATIERVQGPNQISREDGKRRAVVTTNVRGRDLGSFIAEAQQRIGTEVELPEGYWIDYGGTFEQLQSASTRLQIVVPLALLLIFGLLVALFRSARDALVVFSGVPLALTGGIAALLLRGIPFSISAGVGFIALSGVAVLNGVVMLTFIRQLIDEGRPLEDAIREGAAARLRPVLMTALVASLGFVPMALNVGLGSEVQRPLATVVIGGIVSATILTLLVLPALYRMVRKDRRDQPAHPEIDTRPAPVS is encoded by the coding sequence ATGCTTGAGAAAATCATCGAGCTGTCGATCCGGCAGCGTTTCGCGGTGCTGGCGGCGGCGCTGCTGCTGGCCATGGTCGGCGTCTATGCCTTCGGGCGGCTCAAGATTGATGCCGTGCCCGATATCACTAACGTGCAGGTGCAGATCAACACCTCGGCCCCCGGCTTCTCGCCGCTTGAAGCCGAGCAGCGCATCACCTTCCCGGTCGAGACCGCCATCGCGGGCCTGCCGGGGCTGGAATATACCCGCTCGGTCTCGCGCTATGGTCTCAGCCAGGTGACGGTGGTGTTCGCCGACGGCACCGACATCTACTTTGCCCGCCAGCTGGTGAACGAACGGCTACAGGGCGTGCGCACCGCGCTGCCTGCCGGGGTCGAACCGGAACTGGGGCCGATTGCGACGGGTCTGGGCGAAATCTTCATGTATACGGTCGAGGCCGTGCCCGGCGCGCGCAAGGCAGATGGCACGGCTTACAACGCGCAGGATCTGCGCACGCTGCACGACTGGGTGGTGCGCCCGCAATTGCGGACCGTGCCCGGCGTTACCGAGGTCAACTCGGTGGGCGGCTACCGCAAGGAATATGTCGTCTCGCCGATCCCTTCGCGGCTGGCCGGGTTCGGGCTCGGCGTGGAGGACGTGATCTCCGCGCTGGAGGCCAACAACGCCAATGTCGGCGCGGGCTATGTCGAACGCTCGGGCTCGCAATACCTGATACGCGTGCCGGGGCAGGCGGAAAGCGAGCGGGACCTCGCCGGCATTATCGTCACCTCGCGCAGCGGCGTGCCGGTGCGGATTGCCGATGTGGCAGACGTTTCGATCGGCTCGGAAATCCGCAATGGCGCGGCCACCAAGGACGGGCAGGAGGTGGTGCTCGGCACGATCTACATGCTGGTGGGCGAAAACGCCCGCGAGGTGAGCGTGGCGGTAGCCGAACGGCTGGAAGAGGTGAACCGCTCGCTGCCCGGCGGCGTGGTGGCGAACACCGTCTATGATCGCTCGAAACTGGTCGAGGCTACGGTCGGCACGGTCGAGAAGAACCTTGCTGAAGGCGCGCTGCTGGTCGTCGTCGTCCTGTTCCTGCTGCTCGGCAATATCCGCGCGGCGCTAATCACGGCGGCGGTGATCCCGCTCTCGTTCTTGCTAACCATCACCGGTATGGTGGCGAGCGACACCTCGGGCAATCTGATGAGCCTTGGCGCGCTCGATTTCGGCCTGATCGTCGATGGCGCGGTTATCATCGTCGAGAACTGCCTGCGGCGGTTCGGGGAGGCGCAGCATTCCTTGGGGCGTCTGCTCGAACGCGAAGAGCGGTTCAGGCTGGCGGCCAAGGCTTCGGCCGAAGTCATCCGCCCGAGCCTGTTCGGCATCCTTATCATCACCATCGTCTATGTGCCGATCTTCGCGCTCGAAGGGGTGGAGGGGAAAACGTTCCACCCGATGGCGCTGACCGTGGTGATGGCGCTCACCGCCGCGCTGCTGCTCTCGCTCACCTTCGTGCCAGCGGCGGTGGCGATGTTCGTCACCGGCAAGGTGGAGGAGAAGGAAAACCGCGTGATGCGCGCGGCGAGTTCGGGCTACCGCCCAGCGCTCGACTTCGCCATCCGCCAGCGCAAGGCCGTGCTCGTTGCGGCGGCTGCGCTTGTGGTGCTGGCAGGTTTCGGCGCCACGCGGCTGGGTTCGGAGTTCATCCCCAACCTCGACGAGGGCGACGTTGCCATGCACGCGCTGCGCATCCCCGGCACCAGCCTCACGCAGGCGGTGCAGATGCAGGAGGCGCTTGAAAGCACGATCAAGGAGTTCCCCGAAGTCGCCACCGTCTTCGCCAAGATCGGCACCGCCGACGTGGCGACCGATCCGGTGCCGCCCTCCGTGGCCGATACCTTCATCATCATGAAACCGCGCAATGAGTGGCCTGATCCGCGCAAGTCCAAGGCGCAACTTGTGGCCGAACTCAACGAGGCGGTGCAGCAGGTGCCGGGATCGCGCTACGAGTTCATCCAGCCGATTCAGATGCGCTTCAACGAGCTGATCGCGGGCGTGCGTTCGGACGTGGCGATCAAGGTCTATGGCGACGATCTCGACCAGCTCGCCGCCACCGCCGCCGAGATCGAAGGCGTGGTGACCAGCATCGCCGGATCGCAGGACGCGCAGACCGAACAGGTCACTGGGCTGCCGTTCATCCAGGTGGTCCCCGATCGGGTGCGGCTGACCCAGCTTGGCCTCAACGTGGATAACGTGCAGACCGTTGTCGCCACCGCCATCGGCGGGGCCCAGGCGGGCCAGATCTTCGAGGGCGACCGGCGCTTCGATATCGTGGTGCGCTTGTCGGAAGATCTGCGGCAGGATCCGCAGGTGCTCCAGCGCCTGCCGATCCCGCTCGCGGGCGGGGGCGAGGTGCCGCTGAGCGAAGTTGCCACGATCGAGCGGGTGCAAGGTCCGAACCAGATCAGCCGCGAGGACGGTAAGCGCCGTGCGGTGGTGACGACGAACGTGCGCGGGCGTGATCTTGGCTCGTTCATCGCCGAGGCGCAGCAGCGGATCGGCACCGAAGTCGAGCTGCCCGAAGGCTACTGGATCGACTACGGCGGCACTTTCGAGCAGCTGCAATCGGCGTCCACGCGACTGCAGATCGTGGTCCCGCTGGCGCTGTTGCTGATCTTCGGCCTGCTGGTGGCGCTGTTCCGTTCGGCGCGCGATGCGCTGGTGGTGTTCTCGGGCGTGCCGCTGGCGCTCACCGGGGGCATTGCCGCGCTGCTCTTGCGGGGCATCCCGTTCTCGATCTCGGCGGGCGTGGGCTTCATCGCGCTGTCGGGTGTGGCTGTGCTCAACGGGGTGGTGATGCTCACCTTCATCCGCCAGCTGATCGACGAAGGCCGACCGCTGGAGGACGCCATCCGCGAAGGCGCCGCAGCGCGCCTGCGCCCGGTGTTGATGACCGCGCTGGTCGCCAGCCTCGGCTTCGTGCCGATGGCGCTGAACGTGGGGCTCGGCTCGGAAGTGCAGCGTCCGCTGGCAACCGTTGTGATTGGGGGCATCGTCTCGGCCACCATCCTCACGCTGCTGGTCCTTCCGGCGCTCTACCGCATGGTCCGTAAGGACCGGCGTGACCAGCCGGCACATCCTGAAATCGACACCAGGCCTGCCCCTGTAAGCTAA
- a CDS encoding HupE/UreJ family protein, with protein sequence MPDWLRAAPLRHALAVLFVLLLLLGAGAEAFAHNVAEGDKGYIQESSGVLILPFIYLGAKHMVTGYDHLLFLFGVIFFLYRLKDVGIYVTLFAIGHSTTLLFGVLTGISANAYVIDAIIGLSVVYKALDNLGAFQRWFGVQPNTKAATLLFGFFHGFGLATKIIEFEISADGLIPNLIAFNVGVEIGQLLALGAILIGMGYWRKTSSFMRHAFAANTLLMTAGFVLTGYQIVGFFAA encoded by the coding sequence ATGCCAGACTGGCTTCGCGCCGCGCCCTTGCGCCATGCGCTGGCCGTCCTGTTCGTGCTTCTGCTCCTGCTCGGCGCAGGGGCAGAGGCCTTCGCCCACAACGTCGCCGAGGGCGACAAGGGCTATATCCAGGAGAGCAGCGGGGTGCTGATCCTGCCGTTCATATATCTGGGCGCCAAGCACATGGTGACCGGCTACGATCACCTGCTGTTCCTGTTCGGCGTGATCTTCTTCCTTTACCGGCTGAAGGACGTGGGCATCTACGTCACGCTGTTTGCGATCGGGCATTCGACCACGCTGCTGTTCGGGGTGCTCACCGGCATTTCGGCCAATGCCTATGTGATCGATGCGATCATCGGCCTGTCGGTAGTCTACAAGGCGCTCGACAATCTCGGTGCGTTCCAGCGCTGGTTCGGCGTGCAGCCCAATACCAAGGCGGCCACGCTGCTGTTCGGCTTCTTCCACGGCTTCGGCCTTGCCACCAAGATCATCGAGTTCGAGATTTCGGCCGACGGGCTGATCCCCAACCTCATCGCTTTCAACGTGGGGGTGGAAATCGGGCAATTGCTGGCGCTCGGCGCGATCCTCATCGGGATGGGATACTGGCGCAAGACCAGCAGTTTCATGCGCCACGCCTTTGCCGCCAATACCCTGCTGATGACCGCAGGCTTCGTCCTTACCGGTTACCAGATCGTCGGCTTCTTCGCCGCCTGA
- a CDS encoding transmembrane anchor protein, which yields MFNSPRPSADDLPTNAQLFKATAFALVTASVLLVAVVVPAEYGKDPTGIGTMLGFTEMGEIKEQLAQEAAADTAAVAVSQVRAVAGAPAASETAEPETPAAAEAQITEVTLAPGEAAEVKAAMAQGDALEYDWAVSGGHVNFDTHADAPGIDYHGYDKGTASTGEKGTLVAAFTGKHGWFWRNRSEGTVTITLRTLGDYSEITRVM from the coding sequence ATGTTCAATTCCCCGCGTCCCTCCGCCGATGACCTGCCGACCAACGCCCAGCTCTTCAAAGCCACCGCCTTCGCGCTGGTGACGGCCAGCGTGCTGCTGGTGGCAGTTGTCGTGCCTGCCGAATATGGCAAGGATCCCACTGGCATCGGCACCATGCTCGGCTTTACCGAGATGGGCGAGATCAAGGAGCAACTGGCGCAGGAAGCTGCTGCCGATACGGCGGCCGTCGCTGTCAGCCAGGTTCGCGCGGTTGCAGGTGCCCCCGCCGCCAGCGAGACTGCCGAACCGGAAACTCCTGCCGCCGCCGAGGCGCAGATCACCGAGGTGACGCTGGCGCCGGGCGAGGCAGCTGAAGTGAAGGCTGCGATGGCGCAAGGCGATGCGCTCGAATACGACTGGGCAGTCAGCGGCGGACACGTCAATTTCGACACCCACGCCGATGCGCCGGGCATCGATTATCACGGCTATGACAAGGGCACCGCCTCCACCGGCGAGAAAGGCACGCTGGTTGCCGCTTTCACCGGCAAGCATGGCTGGTTCTGGCGCAACCGTTCCGAGGGGACGGTCACCATCACCTTGCGCACGCTCGGAGACTACTCCGAAATTACTCGCGTGATGTAA
- a CDS encoding MFS transporter has protein sequence MLGVLAHRTYRHLFAAQVIALVGTGLATVALGLLAYEIAGADAGAVLGTALAIKMVAYIGIAPVVGAYADRLPRKGLLVAMDLVRAGVALVLPFVDAVWQVYALIFLLQSASAAFTPTFQATIPEILPEEEDYTNALSLSRLAYDLESLLSPMLAAALLSVISFHWLFAGTSVGFAASALLVVTSALPHRKAAAKVVESVWRKTTRGARIYLRTPRLVGLLAITLAAAAGSAMVIVNTVVIVKGMGRGQEDVALALAVYGGGSMLVALVLPRLLRRVADRTVMLGGAAVLAFVLAAMAALALSWPALLAGWLVMGMGYALCVTPGGRLLRRSSNEPDRPALFAAQFALSHVCWLLAYPVAGQIGALAGMATTFAALAVLALAGVVIALWRWPRIEPDKLGHEHPELPADHPHLLEHGSGHHAHAYVIDDLHSHWPGRG, from the coding sequence ATGCTCGGCGTTCTCGCGCACCGCACCTATCGCCACTTGTTTGCGGCCCAGGTGATCGCGCTGGTCGGCACCGGCCTTGCGACCGTGGCGCTGGGCCTGCTCGCCTACGAGATCGCCGGGGCCGATGCCGGCGCGGTGTTAGGCACGGCACTGGCCATCAAGATGGTGGCCTATATCGGCATTGCCCCGGTGGTCGGCGCCTATGCCGACCGCTTGCCGCGCAAGGGCCTGCTTGTGGCGATGGACCTCGTGCGCGCCGGAGTGGCGCTGGTGCTGCCCTTCGTCGATGCGGTGTGGCAGGTCTATGCGCTGATCTTCCTGCTGCAATCGGCCTCGGCCGCCTTCACGCCCACCTTTCAGGCCACGATCCCCGAAATTTTGCCGGAGGAGGAAGACTACACCAACGCCCTGTCGCTGTCGCGGCTGGCCTATGATCTGGAAAGCTTGCTCAGCCCGATGCTGGCGGCAGCGCTTTTGAGCGTGATCAGCTTCCATTGGCTGTTTGCGGGCACATCGGTGGGGTTCGCCGCTTCGGCGCTGCTGGTGGTGACCTCGGCGCTGCCGCACCGGAAAGCGGCGGCCAAGGTCGTCGAGAGCGTCTGGCGCAAGACCACGCGCGGGGCGCGGATCTATCTGCGCACCCCGCGCCTCGTCGGGCTCTTGGCGATCACGCTGGCGGCAGCAGCAGGCAGCGCGATGGTAATCGTCAACACGGTGGTTATCGTGAAGGGCATGGGGCGCGGGCAGGAGGATGTCGCGCTGGCGCTGGCGGTCTATGGCGGCGGCTCAATGCTGGTGGCGCTGGTCTTGCCGCGCCTGCTCCGGCGCGTGGCTGACCGGACGGTGATGCTCGGCGGGGCCGCGGTGCTTGCCTTTGTGCTCGCTGCCATGGCTGCGCTGGCGCTGTCGTGGCCTGCGCTGCTTGCCGGATGGCTGGTTATGGGCATGGGCTATGCCCTATGCGTCACGCCGGGCGGCAGGCTATTGCGCCGGTCCTCGAACGAGCCTGACCGGCCCGCACTGTTCGCGGCGCAGTTCGCGCTCAGCCACGTGTGCTGGTTGCTCGCCTATCCTGTCGCTGGGCAAATAGGGGCACTTGCGGGCATGGCGACAACTTTTGCCGCCCTCGCCGTGCTGGCGCTGGCCGGCGTCGTGATCGCGCTGTGGCGCTGGCCGCGCATCGAACCCGACAAACTGGGCCATGAGCACCCAGAGCTGCCCGCCGATCACCCGCATCTGCTCGAACATGGCAGCGGGCACCACGCGCACGCCTACGTGATCGACGACTTGCACAGCCATTGGCCGGGACGCGGCTGA